A stretch of Parvimonas micra DNA encodes these proteins:
- a CDS encoding M3 family oligoendopeptidase: MAKENLDLKFEDYKYIRPDFEKLRADIRALTERLAKAKTSEEAIETYNELNKVSSDADSMVALAHVKNSIDTKDEFFDKEMQFIQENAPKVQEVEVEYIREFVNNKFRKELEEKFGVYLFQKYENYLLTFNPSIMDDLVEEAKVVMEYQKLLSSCSKEWNGEQLNLTQLAKYSQDSNANVRRKATNLISEIYEEQTEKLDEIYDKIVKIRDKMAKKLGYKNFIELGYKKMGRVDYNAKDVEGYRKQIVETIVPICNKIREEQRKRIGLDKLTFYDEPIFFKSGNPAPHGKKDWMVEKAEKMYSELSPETKEFFNFMKTKDLFDLDAKSTKAAGGYCTYLRNWRSPFIFANFNGTTHDVEVLTHEAGHAFQVFSSRDYIPEYIWPGMESAEIHSMSMEFFTWPWMDLFFEEEADKFRYKHITHCLMFLPYGALVDEFQHVVYENPELSPKERREKYRELEKKYLPHRDYDGIKVLEDGGFWFRQRHIYQMPFYYIDYTLAQVCAFQFWNKDRKDHKTAFADYLRLCKTGGTKPFLQLLEVAKLENPFIDGTIKKAVEPIEEYLNSVDASKF; encoded by the coding sequence ATGGCTAAAGAAAATTTAGATTTAAAGTTTGAGGATTATAAATATATTCGTCCCGACTTTGAAAAACTTAGAGCTGACATTAGAGCTTTGACTGAAAGACTTGCAAAAGCTAAAACAAGTGAAGAGGCAATTGAAACTTATAATGAACTTAATAAAGTAAGTTCAGATGCTGATAGTATGGTTGCTTTAGCTCATGTTAAAAATTCAATTGATACTAAAGATGAATTTTTTGACAAGGAAATGCAATTCATCCAAGAAAATGCTCCAAAAGTTCAAGAAGTCGAGGTTGAATATATAAGAGAATTTGTTAATAATAAATTCAGAAAAGAGCTTGAAGAAAAATTTGGAGTTTATTTATTCCAAAAATATGAAAATTATTTATTGACTTTTAATCCTTCAATTATGGATGATTTGGTTGAAGAAGCAAAAGTTGTTATGGAATATCAAAAACTTTTATCTTCTTGTTCAAAAGAGTGGAACGGGGAACAATTAAACCTTACTCAACTTGCTAAATATTCTCAAGATTCAAATGCAAATGTTAGAAGAAAAGCTACAAATCTTATATCAGAAATTTATGAAGAACAAACTGAAAAATTAGATGAAATTTATGATAAAATTGTAAAAATAAGAGATAAAATGGCTAAAAAATTGGGCTATAAAAACTTTATAGAGCTTGGCTATAAAAAAATGGGCAGAGTTGACTACAATGCAAAAGATGTTGAAGGCTATAGAAAACAAATTGTAGAAACTATTGTTCCTATTTGTAATAAGATTAGAGAAGAACAAAGAAAGAGAATCGGTCTGGATAAACTTACTTTTTATGATGAACCTATATTTTTTAAGTCAGGAAATCCTGCTCCGCATGGAAAAAAGGATTGGATGGTTGAAAAAGCTGAAAAAATGTACAGTGAGTTATCTCCTGAAACAAAAGAGTTCTTTAACTTTATGAAAACAAAAGATTTATTTGATTTGGATGCAAAATCAACTAAGGCTGCCGGTGGATATTGTACTTATTTAAGAAATTGGAGAAGTCCATTTATATTTGCGAATTTTAATGGAACTACTCATGATGTTGAGGTTTTGACTCATGAGGCAGGTCATGCTTTTCAGGTTTTTTCATCAAGAGATTATATTCCTGAATATATTTGGCCCGGAATGGAATCAGCAGAGATTCATTCAATGAGTATGGAATTTTTCACTTGGCCTTGGATGGATTTGTTCTTTGAAGAAGAAGCTGATAAATTTAGATATAAACATATAACTCATTGTTTGATGTTTTTACCTTATGGAGCATTAGTTGATGAATTTCAACATGTTGTATATGAAAATCCGGAACTTTCTCCAAAAGAAAGGCGTGAAAAATATAGAGAATTGGAAAAGAAATACTTGCCACATAGAGATTATGACGGAATAAAAGTTTTAGAAGATGGTGGATTTTGGTTTAGACAAAGACATATTTATCAAATGCCTTTCTACTATATAGATTATACTTTGGCTCAAGTATGTGCTTTCCAATTCTGGAATAAGGATAGGAAAGACCATAAAACTGCTTTTGCAGATTATTTAAGATTATGTAAAACAGGTGGAACAAAACCTTTCTTACAACTTCTTGAAGTAGCAAAATTAGAAAATCCGTTTATAGACGGAACCATTAAAAAAGCTGTTGAACCAATAGAAGAATATCTAAATTCTGTTGATGCAAGTAAATTTTAA
- the purB gene encoding adenylosuccinate lyase, which produces MNDIYSNPLTKRYSSKEMSYIFSDEFKFKTWRKLWITLAKGEKSLGLNITDEQIKELEAFKEDINFDIALEREKIVKHDVMSHVYAYGVQCPNAKGIIHLGATSCYVGDNTELVVMKEALLIVKKKIINVLNLLKKNALKYKNIPTLAYTHFQAAQPTTVGKRLTLYMQDLLIDLEELNFILENLKLRGAKGTTGSQASFMELFNNDEEKVKKLDNFIASEMNFKGVYAVSGQTYTRKIDSKVLFLLSNIAQSAHKFSNDLRLLQHLKEIEEPFGKNQIGSSAMPYKRNPMKSERIGALSNFVISNVMNPSITFATQWFERTLDDSANKRLSISQGFLAVDGILNLYANVVDGMVVYEKVIEKHLMAELPFMASENIMMNQVKKGGDRQELHERIRELSQVAGKNVKEKGLENNLLELIEKDDFFDISKNELKEVLNPMKYVGRCPSQVDEFIENEVNPILEENKNLIENIKEIEI; this is translated from the coding sequence ATGAACGATATTTATTCAAATCCACTAACAAAAAGATATTCAAGTAAAGAGATGAGTTACATTTTTTCCGATGAATTTAAATTTAAAACTTGGAGAAAATTATGGATAACTCTTGCCAAAGGAGAAAAAAGTTTAGGGCTAAATATAACTGATGAGCAAATTAAAGAACTTGAAGCCTTTAAAGAGGATATTAACTTTGATATAGCTTTAGAAAGAGAAAAAATTGTTAAACATGATGTTATGAGTCATGTTTATGCTTATGGAGTTCAGTGTCCTAATGCAAAAGGGATTATTCATTTAGGTGCTACAAGTTGCTACGTTGGTGATAATACTGAACTTGTAGTTATGAAAGAAGCACTCTTAATTGTAAAGAAAAAAATTATAAATGTTTTAAATTTATTAAAGAAAAATGCTCTAAAATATAAAAACATTCCAACTTTGGCTTATACGCATTTTCAAGCAGCTCAACCAACAACAGTTGGAAAAAGATTAACACTCTATATGCAAGACTTACTTATTGACCTTGAAGAATTAAATTTCATATTGGAAAACTTAAAACTTCGTGGTGCAAAAGGAACAACTGGAAGCCAAGCATCATTTATGGAGTTATTTAATAATGATGAAGAAAAAGTTAAAAAGCTTGATAATTTTATTGCTTCAGAAATGAACTTCAAAGGAGTTTATGCTGTTTCAGGTCAAACTTATACAAGAAAAATTGATAGTAAAGTTTTATTTTTATTATCAAATATAGCACAATCTGCACATAAATTTTCAAATGATTTAAGATTATTACAACATCTTAAAGAAATTGAAGAACCTTTTGGTAAAAATCAGATTGGATCATCTGCTATGCCCTATAAGAGAAATCCTATGAAATCAGAAAGAATTGGAGCTTTGTCAAATTTTGTTATTTCAAATGTAATGAATCCATCTATAACTTTTGCAACACAATGGTTTGAAAGAACTTTAGATGACAGTGCAAATAAAAGACTTTCAATTTCTCAAGGATTTTTAGCAGTAGATGGAATATTGAATCTCTATGCAAATGTAGTTGATGGAATGGTAGTTTATGAAAAAGTAATCGAAAAACATTTAATGGCCGAATTACCATTTATGGCGAGTGAAAACATAATGATGAATCAAGTAAAAAAAGGTGGAGACAGACAGGAACTTCACGAAAGAATCAGAGAACTTTCTCAAGTTGCAGGTAAAAATGTGAAAGAAAAAGGGCTTGAAAATAATCTATTGGAATTAATTGAAAAAGATGATTTCTTTGATATAAGTAAAAATGAACTCAAAGAAGTACTTAATCCTATGAAATATGTTGGAAGATGTCCTTCACAAGTTGATGAATTTATAGAAAATGAAGTTAATCCTATTTTAGAAGAAAACAAAAATCTGATTGAAAATATAAAAGAAATTGAAATATAA
- a CDS encoding polysaccharide deacetylase family protein: MIDNEEKIKVTKKKKKKRRRKENFVIITAVFLALFVFLGGKYVLSVMYQNKTQIQNKNNENEQKNTSDNNSEGKQNTTEKEPEKQDSNGIDFSESGSHIKSADSYAYDTAEIRDYIMSKKEYTGKKIVFLTFDDGVTPGITDKVLDILKEKQVPATFFIVGKTLNDQAKPYLERELKEGHGIAIHSFSHDYNKLYPNRVPNASVIKDEAEKTLSRLKELLGDKFNTGVWRYPGGHMSWKGLENAGNGDEVLKSLGLEWIDWNSLSGDAEPQKVRPTNKEEMLKYVKTSLSYWKQQNVAVVLMHDSQGKNLTVETLPSIIDYFKSNGYEFGILK, encoded by the coding sequence ATGATAGATAATGAAGAAAAAATAAAAGTAACAAAGAAGAAAAAAAAGAAAAGAAGAAGAAAAGAAAATTTTGTTATAATAACTGCGGTTTTTTTAGCACTATTTGTCTTTTTAGGTGGTAAATATGTTTTAAGTGTTATGTATCAAAATAAAACACAAATACAAAATAAAAATAATGAAAATGAGCAAAAAAATACATCTGATAATAATTCTGAGGGAAAACAAAACACAACTGAAAAAGAACCAGAAAAACAAGATTCTAATGGTATAGATTTTTCAGAATCTGGAAGCCACATAAAGTCTGCAGATTCTTATGCTTATGATACTGCTGAAATTAGAGACTATATCATGAGTAAAAAAGAATATACTGGAAAGAAAATTGTGTTCTTAACTTTTGATGATGGTGTTACTCCTGGAATTACAGATAAAGTTTTAGATATTCTTAAGGAAAAACAAGTTCCAGCTACTTTCTTTATAGTTGGTAAAACATTAAATGATCAAGCAAAGCCATATTTGGAAAGAGAATTAAAAGAAGGACATGGAATAGCAATTCATAGTTTTTCTCATGATTATAATAAACTATATCCAAATAGAGTTCCTAATGCATCCGTTATAAAAGATGAAGCAGAAAAAACTTTATCAAGATTAAAGGAACTTCTTGGAGATAAATTTAATACTGGGGTTTGGAGATATCCAGGCGGACATATGTCCTGGAAAGGTCTTGAAAATGCTGGTAATGGTGATGAAGTTCTAAAAAGTTTGGGACTTGAATGGATAGATTGGAATAGTTTATCTGGTGATGCTGAACCACAAAAGGTTAGACCAACTAATAAAGAAGAAATGTTAAAATATGTTAAAACATCTTTGAGCTATTGGAAACAACAAAATGTTGCTGTTGTTTTAATGCATGATTCTCAAGGAAAGAATTTAACTGTAGAAACTTTGCCTAGTATAATTGATTATTTTAAATCTAATGGATATGAGTTTGGTATTTTAAAATAG
- a CDS encoding DNA recombination protein RmuC produces MIYFLIGILILLVVIVIVLILKILKKSNDDIIRDEDILKLKLSFSDEFNKLNEKLNGNNEKISNQLLEFKNSTNDNIIKAGKENIDSIFNFNDKLKSELKKDFLNLTVVVEGRLDKINESVEVKLEKSFEDTKKTFSNVMQSLGRLDEAQKKMEFLSNNVQNLNNVLTDKKTRGIFGEVQLYQVLTSAFGNNNEIYQKQYKLSNGTMADAVIFAPEPVGTICIDSKFPLENYRRIFEDISENKVENEKSFEQNLKKHIDDISSKYIIKNETTDQAILFLPAEAIFAYLNAYMPKIVEYAYSKRVWITSPTTMMAILTTIQAVSQNLKQSQYALEIQKELNSLSAEFERYAKRWETLEKDINKVSKDVKDIFTTSTKITRRFDNIKNVEVFEKEEMEEVLKIEE; encoded by the coding sequence ATGATTTATTTTTTAATTGGGATTTTAATTTTACTAGTAGTTATTGTCATTGTTTTGATTTTAAAAATATTGAAAAAATCAAATGATGATATAATAAGAGATGAAGATATTCTAAAGTTAAAACTTAGTTTTTCGGATGAATTTAATAAATTAAACGAAAAATTAAATGGAAATAATGAAAAAATCTCCAATCAGTTGCTTGAATTTAAAAATTCCACTAATGATAATATTATAAAAGCAGGTAAAGAAAATATTGATTCAATTTTTAATTTTAATGATAAATTAAAATCTGAGTTGAAAAAGGACTTCTTAAATCTTACTGTTGTTGTAGAAGGTAGACTTGATAAGATAAATGAAAGTGTTGAAGTTAAGCTTGAAAAAAGTTTTGAAGATACTAAAAAGACATTTAGTAATGTTATGCAAAGTTTAGGAAGGCTTGATGAAGCACAAAAAAAGATGGAATTTTTATCTAATAATGTTCAAAATTTAAATAATGTTTTGACTGATAAAAAAACTCGTGGCATATTTGGTGAAGTACAATTATATCAAGTTTTGACTTCAGCTTTTGGAAATAATAATGAAATTTATCAAAAACAATATAAACTTTCTAATGGGACGATGGCAGATGCAGTGATATTTGCTCCAGAACCAGTTGGAACTATTTGCATTGACAGTAAATTTCCATTGGAAAATTATAGGAGAATTTTTGAAGATATATCTGAAAACAAGGTGGAAAACGAAAAGAGTTTTGAACAAAATTTAAAAAAACATATTGATGATATTTCTTCTAAATATATAATAAAAAACGAAACAACAGATCAGGCCATTTTGTTTTTGCCAGCAGAAGCTATATTTGCTTATCTTAATGCTTATATGCCTAAAATTGTTGAGTATGCGTATTCAAAGAGAGTTTGGATTACGTCTCCAACAACAATGATGGCGATATTAACAACAATACAAGCTGTTTCTCAAAACTTAAAGCAATCTCAATATGCTTTAGAGATTCAAAAAGAATTAAATTCGCTCTCTGCAGAGTTTGAAAGATATGCAAAAAGATGGGAAACATTAGAAAAAGATATAAACAAGGTAAGTAAAGATGTAAAAGATATTTTTACTACTTCAACAAAGATAACAAGAAGATTTGATAATATCAAGAATGTTGAGGTATTTGAAAAAGAAGAAATGGAAGAAGTTTTAAAAATTGAGGAATAA
- the rpsJ gene encoding 30S ribosomal protein S10 has protein sequence MANKQKIRIRLRAYDHELIDSSAQQIVESAKRTGAEVSGPIPLPTEKEIITILRAVHKYKDSREQFEQRTHKRLIDILNPNQKTLESLKKLNLPSGVDIEIKL, from the coding sequence TTGGCAAACAAGCAAAAAATCAGAATCAGATTAAGAGCTTACGATCATGAATTAATCGATAGCTCAGCACAACAAATAGTGGAATCTGCAAAGAGAACTGGTGCAGAAGTATCAGGACCTATTCCACTACCAACAGAAAAGGAAATCATTACAATCTTAAGAGCTGTTCACAAATACAAAGATAGTAGAGAACAATTCGAACAAAGAACACATAAAAGACTTATTGATATCCTAAATCCAAACCAAAAAACTTTGGAAAGTTTAAAAAAATTGAATCTTCCAAGTGGTGTAGATATCGAAATTAAGTTATAA
- the rplC gene encoding 50S ribosomal protein L3, whose product MKSILGKKIGMTQIFTEDGAVVPVTVVEAGPMFVTQVKTVETDGYNAIQCGYVDKKEKKVTKPLKGHFDKVSVGYKRFVREFRLNEGETFETGQEIKVDLFAEGDKVDVIGTSKGKGTQGAIKRWNYGRGPEGHGSKSHRVAGARSAGTYPGRVLKGRKASGKMGNEKSTVQNLVVVKVDVEKNLILVKGAIPGPKGGLVTIREAVKR is encoded by the coding sequence ATGAAGAGTATTTTAGGTAAAAAAATTGGAATGACTCAAATTTTTACTGAAGATGGAGCAGTTGTTCCTGTAACAGTTGTTGAAGCGGGCCCTATGTTCGTTACTCAAGTTAAAACTGTTGAAACTGATGGTTATAATGCAATCCAATGTGGATATGTAGACAAAAAAGAAAAAAAGGTTACAAAACCTCTTAAAGGACATTTTGATAAAGTAAGTGTTGGATATAAGAGATTTGTAAGAGAATTTAGATTAAACGAAGGCGAAACTTTTGAAACTGGTCAAGAAATTAAAGTTGACTTATTTGCTGAAGGAGATAAAGTTGATGTTATCGGAACTTCAAAGGGTAAAGGTACTCAAGGCGCTATAAAGAGATGGAATTACGGAAGAGGTCCAGAAGGACATGGTTCTAAATCCCATAGAGTAGCTGGAGCTAGAAGTGCAGGTACTTACCCAGGTAGAGTACTTAAAGGTAGAAAAGCAAGTGGAAAAATGGGAAATGAAAAGAGTACTGTTCAAAATCTTGTTGTTGTAAAAGTTGACGTTGAAAAGAACCTAATTCTTGTAAAAGGTGCTATTCCAGGACCTAAAGGTGGTTTAGTAACAATTAGAGAAGCGGTTAAAAGATAG
- the rplD gene encoding 50S ribosomal protein L4 yields the protein MPKVNVYNQLGEVVGDIELNEAIFGVEVNEHVVYEVVKNHLANRRQGTQSAKTRAEVRGGGRKPWRQKGTGRARQGSIRAPQWKGGGVVFAPKPRSYRYSVPKKVRRLAMRSVLSSKVLEGELRILDALTVDAFSTKKAKEILKNLSLETKTMIVLPEGNEMIVKSFANLPKVETVVVDYMNVYDLMRFDNLVIVKDALSKIEEVYA from the coding sequence ATGCCTAAGGTTAATGTTTATAACCAACTAGGAGAAGTTGTTGGTGATATAGAATTAAACGAAGCTATTTTTGGTGTTGAAGTTAATGAACATGTTGTTTATGAAGTAGTAAAAAACCATTTAGCTAATAGAAGACAAGGCACACAATCTGCTAAAACTCGTGCGGAAGTACGTGGGGGTGGAAGAAAGCCTTGGAGACAAAAGGGTACTGGTCGTGCTAGACAAGGTAGTATAAGAGCTCCTCAATGGAAAGGCGGCGGAGTAGTGTTCGCACCAAAACCAAGAAGCTATAGATACTCAGTTCCTAAGAAAGTAAGAAGACTTGCTATGAGATCAGTTCTTTCTTCAAAAGTTCTTGAAGGAGAGTTAAGAATTTTAGATGCTTTAACAGTTGATGCATTCAGCACAAAGAAAGCAAAAGAAATTTTGAAAAATTTAAGCTTAGAAACAAAAACTATGATAGTTTTACCAGAAGGAAATGAAATGATTGTAAAATCATTCGCGAACCTTCCAAAAGTTGAAACTGTTGTTGTAGATTATATGAATGTTTATGATTTAATGAGATTTGATAATCTTGTAATCGTAAAAGATGCCTTATCAAAAATTGAGGAGGTGTATGCATAA
- the rplW gene encoding 50S ribosomal protein L23, giving the protein MMTAYDIIIKPVVTERSMENMESKRYTFKVDTRANKSEIKKAVETIFGVKVKQVNTMNITGKKKRMGANVGKRPDWKKAIVTLTEDSKEIEFFESI; this is encoded by the coding sequence ATAATGACAGCATATGATATTATTATTAAACCAGTTGTAACTGAACGTTCAATGGAAAATATGGAATCAAAAAGATACACTTTCAAAGTTGATACTAGGGCTAATAAATCAGAAATCAAAAAAGCCGTAGAAACAATTTTTGGTGTAAAAGTTAAACAAGTAAATACAATGAATATTACTGGTAAGAAAAAAAGAATGGGAGCTAATGTTGGCAAAAGACCTGATTGGAAAAAAGCCATTGTTACTCTTACAGAAGATTCTAAAGAAATTGAATTTTTTGAAAGTATTTAA
- the rplB gene encoding 50S ribosomal protein L2, with protein MAIRKYKPTSAGVRGMSVLTFDEITKTKPEKSLLVSLSKSGGRNSLGRVTVRHRGGGAKRKYRIIDFKRNKDGVPGKVASIEYDPNRTANIALIHYIDGEKRYILAPEGLKVGDKIESGENADIVIGNALKLKDIPVGTNVHNIELKPGKGGQLVRSAGSEAQLMGKEGRFAQLRLPSGEFRLIHLECRATVGQVGNLSHELITIGKAGRSRHMGKRPHVRGSAMNPVDHPHGGGEGRTPVGRPAPSTPWGKPALGLKTRKKNKKSNKFIVRRRTKN; from the coding sequence ATGGCTATTAGAAAGTATAAACCAACTTCTGCTGGTGTGCGTGGAATGAGCGTTTTAACTTTTGATGAAATAACTAAGACAAAACCTGAAAAGTCTTTATTAGTTTCTTTATCAAAATCAGGCGGAAGAAATTCATTAGGTAGAGTTACCGTTAGACACAGAGGTGGCGGTGCTAAAAGAAAGTATAGAATAATAGATTTTAAAAGAAATAAAGATGGAGTACCAGGAAAAGTTGCTTCTATAGAATATGATCCAAATAGAACTGCTAATATAGCATTAATTCATTATATAGATGGAGAAAAGAGATATATCTTAGCTCCAGAAGGATTAAAGGTTGGAGATAAAATAGAATCAGGTGAAAATGCAGATATCGTGATTGGTAATGCATTAAAATTAAAAGATATTCCAGTTGGTACAAATGTTCATAATATTGAGTTAAAACCAGGAAAAGGTGGACAACTTGTAAGAAGTGCAGGTTCTGAAGCTCAGTTAATGGGTAAAGAAGGAAGATTTGCACAATTGAGATTACCTTCAGGTGAATTTAGATTAATTCATTTAGAATGTAGAGCTACAGTTGGTCAAGTTGGAAATTTAAGTCATGAACTTATAACTATCGGTAAAGCAGGAAGATCAAGACATATGGGTAAGAGACCACATGTTAGAGGATCAGCGATGAACCCAGTAGATCACCCTCATGGTGGTGGTGAAGGTAGAACTCCTGTTGGACGTCCAGCACCTTCAACTCCTTGGGGTAAACCAGCTTTAGGACTTAAGACTAGAAAGAAAAATAAAAAGTCTAATAAGTTCATAGTAAGAAGAAGAACTAAAAACTAA
- the rpsS gene encoding 30S ribosomal protein S19, which translates to MGRSLKKGPFCDDHLLKKIDALNSADEKKVVKTWSRRSTIFPQFVGHTIAVHDGRKHLPIYITDDMVGHKLGEFVLTRTYKGHVGKNEKNSKVR; encoded by the coding sequence ATGGGTAGATCTCTTAAAAAAGGACCATTTTGTGATGATCATCTTTTAAAGAAAATAGATGCATTAAATAGTGCAGATGAAAAAAAAGTTGTAAAAACTTGGTCAAGAAGAAGTACAATTTTTCCACAATTTGTTGGACATACTATAGCTGTTCATGACGGAAGAAAGCACTTACCAATATACATTACTGATGATATGGTAGGACATAAACTTGGAGAGTTCGTTTTAACTAGAACTTACAAGGGTCATGTTGGAAAAAATGAAAAAAATAGTAAAGTAAGATAA
- the rplV gene encoding 50S ribosomal protein L22, which produces MQAKAIAKYQRISPLKVNFICREIRGKHVDEALSILRFTPKAGARLLEKVLKSAVANAENNHNLDRKDLYVLEAYANDAPVMKRWRPKAKGSAYPILKRSSHIGVTVAER; this is translated from the coding sequence ATGCAAGCTAAAGCAATTGCAAAATATCAAAGAATTTCACCTCTTAAAGTAAACTTTATTTGTAGAGAAATAAGAGGAAAGCATGTAGATGAAGCTTTATCTATTCTAAGATTCACTCCTAAAGCGGGTGCTAGATTATTAGAAAAGGTATTAAAATCAGCTGTTGCTAATGCAGAAAATAATCATAATTTAGATAGAAAAGACCTTTATGTATTAGAAGCTTATGCAAATGATGCTCCAGTTATGAAAAGATGGAGACCAAAGGCTAAAGGTTCAGCTTACCCAATTTTGAAAAGATCAAGTCATATTGGTGTAACGGTAGCAGAAAGATAG
- the rpsC gene encoding 30S ribosomal protein S3, translating into MGQKVNPHGLRVGIIKDWDSRWFANKKEFGDLLVEDHNIRKLVKKEVALSGVPKVEIERSANRVKVTVFTAKPGMVIGKSGAGVEELRVKIEKLTGKKVIVNVEEVKRPDLSAQLVAENIAGQLERRVSFRRAMKQAMQRSLKAGAKGIKTAVSGRLGGADMARTEGYSEGTIPLQTLRADIEYGFAEADTTYGKLGVKVWLYKGEVLPGMKAAVIEEKPAKKDRRNKKDNKKRFNKTGAKKEA; encoded by the coding sequence ATGGGTCAAAAAGTTAATCCTCATGGGTTAAGAGTTGGAATAATAAAAGATTGGGACTCAAGATGGTTTGCCAATAAAAAAGAATTTGGTGATTTATTAGTAGAAGACCACAATATTCGTAAACTTGTTAAAAAAGAGGTAGCTCTTTCAGGAGTACCTAAAGTTGAAATAGAAAGATCAGCAAATAGAGTAAAGGTAACAGTTTTTACTGCTAAACCTGGAATGGTAATTGGAAAATCAGGTGCTGGTGTTGAAGAATTAAGAGTTAAAATTGAAAAATTAACTGGTAAAAAAGTAATTGTTAATGTTGAAGAAGTTAAGAGACCTGATTTAAGTGCTCAATTAGTTGCTGAAAACATTGCTGGACAATTAGAAAGACGTGTATCTTTTAGACGTGCTATGAAACAAGCTATGCAAAGATCATTAAAAGCAGGAGCAAAAGGTATTAAAACCGCTGTTTCTGGTAGACTTGGTGGAGCTGATATGGCTAGAACTGAAGGATATTCTGAAGGAACAATTCCTCTACAAACTTTAAGAGCAGACATAGAATATGGATTTGCTGAAGCTGATACAACTTATGGAAAATTAGGAGTAAAAGTTTGGTTATATAAAGGAGAAGTTCTTCCAGGAATGAAAGCTGCAGTTATTGAAGAAAAACCTGCAAAAAAAGATAGAAGAAACAAGAAAGACAATAAGAAAAGATTTAATAAAACTGGTGCTAAGAAAGAAGCTTAG
- the rplP gene encoding 50S ribosomal protein L16: MLMPKRVKYRRVHRGRMTGKALRGNTISYGDYAIQALEPCWMTANQIESARRAMTRYIKRGGKIWIKVFPDKPVTKKPAEVRMGSGKGAPEYWVAVVKPGRVLFEMSGVPVDVAREAMRLAAHKLPVKTKFITREMKEGEANEN, translated from the coding sequence ATGTTAATGCCTAAGAGAGTAAAATATCGTAGAGTTCATAGAGGCAGAATGACTGGTAAAGCTCTAAGGGGAAATACAATTTCTTATGGAGATTATGCAATTCAAGCATTAGAACCTTGCTGGATGACTGCAAACCAAATTGAATCTGCAAGACGTGCGATGACAAGATATATAAAAAGAGGCGGTAAGATCTGGATTAAAGTATTCCCTGATAAGCCTGTTACTAAAAAGCCTGCTGAAGTAAGAATGGGTTCTGGTAAAGGAGCTCCTGAATACTGGGTAGCAGTTGTTAAACCAGGTAGAGTATTATTTGAAATGAGTGGTGTGCCTGTTGATGTAGCTAGAGAAGCTATGAGACTTGCTGCTCACAAACTACCTGTAAAGACTAAATTTATAACTCGTGAGATGAAGGAAGGTGAAGCTAATGAAAATTAA
- the rpmC gene encoding 50S ribosomal protein L29 produces the protein MKIKEIRQMNDSDLQAKLKDLKVELFNLRFQLATGQLENPMRIGGIKKDIARVKTIIRERELNAGKEA, from the coding sequence ATGAAAATTAAAGAAATTCGCCAAATGAATGATAGTGATTTACAAGCAAAATTAAAAGATTTAAAAGTTGAATTATTTAATTTACGTTTTCAATTAGCCACTGGACAATTAGAGAATCCTATGAGAATTGGTGGCATTAAAAAAGATATAGCTCGTGTTAAGACTATTATCAGAGAACGTGAGCTTAATGCTGGAAAGGAGGCTTAA
- the rpsQ gene encoding 30S ribosomal protein S17, with amino-acid sequence MERNSRKVIIGNVVSNKMDKTIVVEVATFVSHPLYKKQMKKTTKFKAHDENNECLIGDRVKIIETRPLSREKRWRLVEILERVK; translated from the coding sequence ATGGAAAGAAATAGTAGAAAAGTCATAATAGGAAATGTAGTTTCTAATAAAATGGATAAGACTATTGTTGTAGAAGTTGCAACTTTTGTTTCTCACCCACTTTATAAAAAACAAATGAAAAAAACTACAAAATTTAAAGCACATGATGAAAATAATGAATGTTTAATTGGTGATAGAGTTAAAATTATAGAAACAAGACCTCTTTCAAGAGAAAAGAGATGGAGACTTGTTGAGATACTTGAAAGAGTAAAATAA